A part of Melittangium boletus DSM 14713 genomic DNA contains:
- a CDS encoding DUF2381 family protein, translating to MMSTRFLRRWLSVLLVLWALPTMAETTPVHRAIHLTKNPTREVPDVHVAGGRVTTLRFEQPCDPERTKLLGWEGRFEPLAVWGRSVSLVPFKDLSPGDRFLLLVTMRDGTELPLTVTGGGMRWDAQVDVFSDPDSSEAVRVALDEVRERNQTLHEENLRHREEETSVDHALAALLARNEISMTPFQPFDAVWLLEEGMKIRISVLTSRKKATRKKVAIVFKVKNTDSETPWTLMRARVEALMTEKERPFALRAFPESISPGETGRVAIVADLSSFDSKKEGDRLVFTLFRDEWRHLGRIVLYVDALPL from the coding sequence ATGATGAGCACTCGATTTCTTCGGAGATGGCTGTCGGTTCTGCTTGTGCTGTGGGCGCTGCCCACGATGGCGGAAACGACTCCGGTGCACAGGGCCATCCACCTGACGAAGAATCCCACGCGAGAGGTGCCGGACGTGCATGTGGCCGGTGGTCGGGTGACCACGCTCCGGTTCGAGCAGCCCTGCGACCCGGAGCGGACGAAGCTCTTGGGTTGGGAAGGCCGCTTCGAGCCCCTGGCGGTATGGGGACGCTCCGTGTCCCTGGTCCCGTTCAAGGACCTGTCCCCGGGAGACCGTTTCCTTTTGCTTGTCACGATGAGGGATGGCACCGAGTTACCGCTCACCGTGACAGGTGGTGGCATGCGGTGGGATGCACAAGTCGATGTCTTCTCGGATCCAGACTCGTCCGAGGCCGTTCGCGTGGCGCTTGATGAAGTACGCGAGCGGAACCAGACGCTCCACGAGGAAAACCTCCGCCATCGCGAGGAGGAAACCTCGGTGGACCACGCGCTCGCGGCGCTCCTGGCGAGGAATGAGATCTCGATGACGCCGTTCCAACCCTTCGACGCGGTGTGGTTGCTCGAGGAGGGGATGAAGATCCGTATCTCCGTGCTTACTTCCCGGAAGAAGGCGACCAGGAAGAAGGTGGCCATTGTCTTCAAGGTGAAGAACACCGATTCCGAGACGCCCTGGACGCTGATGCGGGCTCGGGTCGAGGCGCTCATGACCGAGAAGGAAAGGCCTTTCGCGTTGCGTGCCTTTCCTGAGTCGATCTCCCCGGGAGAAACGGGCCGTGTCGCCATCGTGGCGGACCTGTCTTCATTCGACTCGAAGAAGGAGGGTGACAGACTTGTATTCACGCTCTTCCGGGATGAATGGCGCCACTTGGGCCGCATCGTCCTGTACGTCGACGCCTTGCCTCTCTGA
- a CDS encoding DUF2019 domain-containing protein, with protein MKLDELAEDFAQNVSAQTDAIWNGDAKAGNKHAKRYVAAYKKLCEHGDTGRNALAILLGHSRMDVRVKAAIYLLSERPEQALPVLEEAAKNKGMIPFEATQALKYWNEGTWSLDVD; from the coding sequence ATGAAGTTGGATGAGTTGGCGGAAGATTTCGCTCAGAACGTTTCGGCGCAAACCGACGCGATCTGGAATGGAGATGCCAAAGCAGGGAACAAGCATGCCAAGCGCTACGTCGCCGCCTACAAGAAGTTGTGCGAACATGGCGACACCGGTCGGAATGCACTTGCGATTCTTCTTGGGCACTCGCGCATGGATGTACGCGTGAAGGCAGCGATCTATCTACTTTCAGAACGGCCAGAACAGGCATTGCCTGTTCTGGAGGAGGCAGCGAAGAACAAGGGAATGATCCCCTTCGAGGCCACCCAGGCGTTGAAGTATTGGAACGAGGGGACTTGGAGCTTGGATGTTGACTAA